The Ichthyobacterium seriolicida sequence TGTTATGAAATCTACTTTTTTAGCTCTGAGGGAGGCTACAAAAAAATGGTCTAAACCCATACCAAATTGGGGAATAATTTTGAATCAATTTTTAACTATTTTTGACCAAAGAGTTCGACTATGAATAAAAACAAAAAAATATGTCATTTTTTAGTTACACACTTTACGCGATAGTGTCCCTCAGAAATTCTCAAACGAATTATACATTCATTTTTCATAGATAATATAAGGGTTTACACGTATGCAAATTTACTTTAAGTTGTCTTGAACCTAACTTTTTATGTTTTCTTTTAAACTTAAAAGTTCCAATAATTAACCTGGATTATTCACAGTCATATTAAAATAGATTAAACCTGATATTTTTTTCATTAACTTTTTTACTAATCAAAAAAAACTCGTCTTCTTTGTAGTTTTTTTGCACCATTTTTTAACACGACAATGATCTTTTTTAGTGTTTTTACGTGGTTTTTTAACGACAGAACGTAACTATCCCAAGGTTATTCATTTCACAAATAAACAACCGCTACTGGGTAATAATTTCCCGAAATAAACCTTGTAAACAAAAGATTTAGATAACTGGTAATAGATTCGCCTTTTGGTAATTTTAATCGTTGCTCTTACCTTCAAAAGATAAGTTCTAATTGAACTGATTAACCATTTTTTTGCTACTTCAAATCTTGTTTTCTTTATCTTCTGTTTCAGTAATAAAAACATTTCATAGGCAAGACTACTTATCATAAGTCGAAAAAAATTAGCAAGAAAACTATGATTTGACAAACGATCAGAAAAACACATATTTTTAACTTCTTTTATTCTATTTTCACTTGAATCACCTCTTTTAACATAAAAGTCAAAGTAAATTTTTCTAGCATCCTTTTGGGGAATATTACTAGAAAAATGCCTTATGTTCATACCTAATCCAGTACTCTCAACTTTAGAATAGCACTGTTGAGGCTTGTGCCAACTCTTGGCTTTGTACGTAAAACTCATAAAATGTTGGTGCTTCTCTCCCTGATCTAAATACATTTTTTTTACAGCATTTTTTGACCGAGATACCTTTCTTTTTAAAACTTTATTGCTCGCTATGCCTGTAACATATAGTAAATCAAAATCATCTACTAATTGGTAAAAAGCGGCGCAGCTAAAGCCGCTATCACTTCTAATAATTATTTCCATCTCTGGGTAACTCTCACGTATTTTGATAATTATTCGCTTTAAAATACTCACATACCATTTATTGGAATGACTGTTTCCTGGGCGGAGTACAGGAAGAATAATCTGTCGTGGTGTCTCCATCATGAAAAAATAGTTCATTGTACATGAATTGACCATAATAACCATTAAACATTGACAATTGTTGACTGCCATGAGTTGGATCATCGGTTGAATCTACGTCAATAACTATTTTCTTGCGATCAGATAAACTTGAAACATATTTGTATAACCACGCATAACAAAACTTAAAAACAGCCTGTTTGTCAAAGCTATTCTCAAATCTTGATATAGTAGGTTGAGAGGCCAAATCACCTTGAAGAACATCTTTTAATAAAGGATCATTCTGTAAATGATTAACATCATTGGCGTCTTCATAGCCTAACATGATCATATAAACCCTTTGTTTTAACTGTTGCTTTCTGGTATAAGTAACAAATCTAGAGTCTCGGGCATCAGGCAAAAGTTTACTGTAATAATCAATCAATTTATGATCTCGTTCTAGTTTTTCAAGCATGATTAAGGATCCATCAGAGCTAATTTCTGATGATGAAAAAGTTAACTCAACAGATTTTCTCCCTCTATAAAATAATGTGTTTTTATTCCTCATTTTTGGGCTATATCTAAAGTGGTGAATTTTTGGTTAAAACCTTCTAAAATTAACACTTTATGCCTAATATTAACAATATATCTATGAATAATCTGGGTTAAATCCTAATAAAATCAAAGGGTTTGAGTGATTTATTAATCGAACTCAGGTTAACAGGTAAAAAACTACACTTTTAAACAAAAAAAGAAGCTGCCTCGGTTTTGAGACAGCTTCTTTTTCTCTAAAAGAATACTAAAGTAGATAGATTTTTACTCTACAGATTTCTCATAATTAAACAAATAATGTGGATCCATCTCCTTTATTTTACCTAGTTTATTTAAATATTTCATATTGAGATCTTTTTTGTTTCCCATTACCATAATATTGTAATTACTTCCTTTAATATCACTATTGAAAAAATCTCTCAGATCTTCTATGGTCATATTTTTTATCTTATTATAAACTTGTTGTCTATAATCTGTATCAATGCCCAATTTTTTTAATCTCTCGTATGTCCAAAATATATTTGATTTAGTTATACGTTCTGAAGCTATGTCCTTTAGCACCGATTCCTTTGCGGAATTAAATTGTTTTTCAGATTCAGGCATATTATTCATTAAAGACATCATAGCATCTATAGCTTGAGGCATCTTGTTCGCCTGAGTGCCTATATGAGAAATTATATGATTGGCTCTGTCTTTGTGTGAAGGGGTATCATATTCAGCCCATGCTGAATAAGCCAAGGATCTAGATTCTCTCATCTCTTGAAATACAATGGAAGATAATCCAGATCCAAAATAATTGTTGAACATTTTAGAGAAAGCTTTATTTTCTGCCTTGAATTTATCTCCCTTAGCTGTAAATGTTATCATTGCTTGTACCATATCATATTGAGCAAAATATACATTTTTACCTGTTTCTAATTCTGGATATTTTTTAGCTTCAGGGTACTCTTTCAAATTATTTACATCTCCTATATTGTGATATTTGTCTAATGCCGATATTGCATTATCTAAATCTTTTCCATAATAAAATACTCTCTGCTTGTAATTTCTCAAACCTTTGAATAAATCCACCAATTCATTAGGGTTGATTTTCTTTAATTCTCCTATACTGAAAATATCCCTCAATCTAGAATTCTCTCCGTATTTTCCATATGTACGTAATCCTGTGTTAATAGCACGTTTGCTAGTTAACATATCCTTCCTATCCTTATCTATGGACATAACATATTTATCATAGGATTCCCTATCAGATACTGCATTAGCCCATAGATGTTCTAATAAATCTAATCCTCTATGGATATTCTCTCTCAGGCCACTTAGCTTTAAATAAGATCTATCTTCTGAAGAGCTAATTCCGTAGGTAACTCCCAGTTTATAAAACTCTTTTTTAATCTCTTCAGCAGAATATTTATCAGTACCTAAATAGTCTATATAATCAAGAGCTAGCCCTAATTTTTTGTCATTATCTCCTCCCATATCGAAAATGATATATAATTCAAACAAATCATTAATCTCATTTTTGATATACGATACTTCTATTCCGCTATTAGTCTTAGTTTTTTGTATAGCAGAAGAAAAGTCTACAAATTTTGGCTGTATGTCTGGAGATTCCTTTTTGTTAAACTCTTTGAGAAAATCAGAACTCTTATCCCTATTTAAATTTATTGGGGTAATATTAGGGTTGTTAACCTTTACTATGGACTTATCTTGACCTTTTCTTTTGAAAACACATACGTAATTATCCCCATAAAACTCATTGGCGAAATCTACTAATTCTCGTTTAGTAATTTTACTTAACTCATCTAAAAAGCTGACTCTATCCTTCCAATCAGTATCATTTATAAATGCTCTGTAATAAGTCGAAGCTAAAGAAGTGCTGTTTTCGTATCCCCTTGTTTGATATAATTTAAGGTCATTGACCACAGCTTTTATCATCCAATCTTCAAATTCTCCTTTTTTTAATTTCTCAATTTGTCCTAGTAATAAATCTCTGACTTGCTCTAATGTCTGTCCTTCTTTGGGCATGCCAAAAAACGATTGATAGCCATAATCTTTAAGAAAAAGAGAATAGCAACTCGCGTTTTGAACAAGTTTTTTCTGATTTAAATTCAAATCGATCAACCCAGCTTGGGAATTAGCTAAGATCATATTAGTTAGGGTGATCAGTTTTTCTTGTTTAGAGTTTGCTCCTTTGGAACGAAAAGCTAAAGTGACGTTTTCAAAACCAGGTCCAAAAACTTCTCTCATGATAGGGGCAGTGATAGGTTTTTCCTTTGGTAATTCTGGACGTGAAGTCTCCCTAGACTTGAACTTTCCAAAAGTAGCATCTACTTTAGCTATGGTTTTATCAAAATCTAAATCTCCAACTAATACTACAGCCATATTGTTGGGAACGTAATACTTATTGAAATACTCATGTATAGCTACCATGGAAGGATTCTTCAAGTGTTCTGCCTTTCCTAGAGTGGTCTGTTGACCATAAGGATGAGTCGGGAATAAACCTTCGAGTAAAATATTACGAGCTCTACGTCCTTCACTGTCTTGGGCTCTGTTGAACTCCTCATAGACAGCTTCTAACTCTGTGTGAAATAACCTCAGTACTAATTGACTGAAACGTTCGCTTTCTAATGATAGCCATTTTTCTAATTCATTGGAAGGAATTTTACTACGATATACGGTTTCATCTACCCAAGTATGTGCATTTACATGCTTAGAACCTATAGAACTCGCCATTTTGTCATATTCATTTGCTACGCAATAATTTGATGCTTCTAGAGATATCTTATCTATTTCTCTATATATCTCTAGTTTCTTTTTGGGATCACTTTCCCTCTTATGCTCTTCGTAGAGATTGGAAATCTTCTCCAATAACAATTTCTCTTTTTCCCAGTCTAGGGTTCCTGTTTTGGAAGTTCCTTTAAAGAGCATGTGTTCTAAATAATGAGCTAATCCAGTGTTATCCTTAGGATCATAGCTAGAACCCGCTTTTACAGCTATAAAGGTTTGTATTTTAGGTTCATCTACATTCCTGCTCAAATACACTTTCAGGCCATTATCCAAAGTATACAAGCGCAAGCCAGTAGGGTCATTAGTAACTGTTTGATAATTATACCCATTGGCATCTACGTGGTTTTCTGTTTTTAGATTGCCTTGATCTTGTTTGCACGCACAAATAAGCAAGGCGATTAACAGTGTTAAGAGTAAATTTATTTTTCTCATATCATTTAAATATTTTGGATTTTGTAAAAAAAACTTCTGCGGGCTAAGGTAACGTTTTTTGCGAAGACCTTTTTTTTGTGGAAAAGGCATTTAAATGTCACTATTGGAATTCCATTTTATGTAAATAGGAAGATGATCGCTAAAACCAGAATAATTAAATTTCATTCCTATAAAACTTCTTTTGACTTTTTTGCCCTTATACTTTTGGTCTTTTTCTAATAAAAAAGATTCATCAAAAATAACAGTGTTAGGCTGATGTAAGTGCTTTAAAACAGATTTAGATACAAAAAAATGATCTAGTTTACTCCATTTAGCTCTAAACTTATAAGTGCCTTTATCATCGTCTTTATGAATGTTAAAGAGTTTATTTTCTCTTACTAGGTTTTGAAGACTCAAATCCTTAGGTTCATCATTAAAATCTCCCATGGCAATTATATTGGCTTGGGAATTAATATTCAGTATGCTATCTATTTTATGCTTGATAATATTAGATACGAACATCCTTTTTGGTTCAGACTTTATCTTGCCTCCCCACCTAGAGGGCCAATGGTTGACAAAAAAATGTATAGTATCTACACCTTTTAATACACCTCTGCAGTATAAAATATCACGAGTGTATTTGCGCTTATAAGGCAAATCTATTTTATGCCATTGACTAAACTGTATTTTGAAAATATCTTTTCTATATATAAGAGCCACATCTATACCTCTTTTATCGGGAGAATCTCTATGCACGATATCGTAGTTAAATTTCTTTAGTGCAGGATTAGATATGAGTTTTTTTATGACATCTATATTTTCTACTTCACATAACCCTATAATTTCAGGAGATTCAAATCCTCCAATTATCTTTAATACTTTGGCTAGATTCTTAATTTTTTTTTCATACTTCTTTTTATTCCAGTTTTTAAAACCACTGGGAGTAAATTCATCATCTAGAGTATTAGGATTGTTTATAGTGTCAAATAAGTTCTCTACGTTGTAAAAAACTATCTGTGTAAAACAGGTTTCAAATGAAAATAAAAAGCAAAAGAGTAACAGAGTTATATTATAGCCTTTCATTTTAAAGGGAAAAAATTAGTAGATTATTAATCTATCAAATAGAATTCTACAGTAGAGCTCACGCTAGCCTTTTGAAAATTAAGGGTTGAGTTAAAATCATACCGTTCAACTGAAAGATCCCCTTGATGAACTTTTTTTATTCCACCTATTGTAGAGTTAGAATATACTCCAAATTTTTCAGCGAGTTCTCTGGCATTTTTAGTAGCCTCCTCTTTAAGCTCTGTTTCTATACCAGCTAGATTTCTAACCATATAACCAACGTGAGAGGTGTAACTTAGAGTTATATCTTTTGAAATCAAAGTATACATATCAGAAATAGATTCTCGTAAAGCATCTACATTATGAGTTTTTACAACTAATTCTACACGAGCGTAATATCTATCAGACTCATATTGACTGTCAGAATAATCATCGACAGGGAAATTAACCAGAGAAACATAAAAATGACTTTGTTCTATTTCTCTCTTTTCAATCCCCTTTGATTCTAAATAATCATATATAAATTGAATCTTGCTATCTAATGCATTTTTCACTTCAGATAGGTCTTGGTCTTTTTCACAGTGACCAATGTTCAGATGTAAAACACCCAAATCAACTTCTATATCCCTTTGGGCTGATCCAATTACTGTTACAAAACGATCGACCTTTTCACCTTTGACCAAGGTATTAGCTATTGCAATGCTAGAGAGGATTATACCTACAGATAGTATCAGTGAGAGAAGTATAGTTTGTCTGTTTTTCATCTTCAAAACACTAAAAAAAACATTTCTTGACAATTATAAATAATCAATCTATAAGATAAAATTCAATTGTGGAGACCACTTTTATTTTTTTGATCATTAATCTATCGTCGTATGTATAAGTGTTTTCAAATGAAAAATTACCTTGATTAGCTCTTTTTATTCTTCCTACTTTAGAGTTAGAATTTAGCGCAAATTTCTCAGCAGATTCTCTCGCGTTTTTAGTAGCTTCTTCTATCATTTCTAGCTTTATATCATTTAGTTTTGTAAATAAATATTTAACATGCCAGGGTTCAGTCGTAACGGCTAGACCTTTTGAAATCAAGCTAGATGTATCTAAAATAGCCCGTTGTAGACCATCTACATTCCTAGTGCTTATTACAAGCTTTAAAGTACTGAAAAATTTTTGTTTTTCAAGTGTGTTTGGGGAGTAAAATTCATTTTTCATAGGGTCATATACATAAGTCATATTATGCATTATCTCTGACTTTTTAATCCCTTTTGACTCTAGATATTCGTACATCAGCTTTAATTTTAAGGCTGCCTTTTTTTGTGTATCTGACAAAGTATCTGAAACATCTTTCATATACAGATACCAAATACCTAAATCAGCCTTTACTTCTCTTTGTACGGATCCCTTTATTACTATAGAACGATTAAATTTTCTAGAATTTACTACTACATCACTAATAATTACAGCAGAGATAACTAAACTTATGGAAATTATAAGTAAAGAAAGCGTGATTTTTTTATTGTTCATTTTTTATACAGATAACGATTAAAACAAAATGTACAGAGCGCTTTTTATCTCTTATTATAACTTAAAATGTCAAAACGAAATTTTGACCTAGAAAAAAAACACAAAACAATCTTTAATCTCTCAAATAAAATTCAAGTGTAGATACTATACGGATTTTTTTGATTTGTGGTATATCATCACTGAGATTAGTAATTGAAAAGATGCCCTGACTAGCGTTTTTTATTTTACCTACCCTAGAGTCAGAATCTTTTGCAAATTTTTCAGCAACTTTTCTAGCATTTTTAGTAGCTTCTTCCACCATTTCTGGCTTTATATCATTTAGACCAGTAAATAGGTAATTAACATAGTGATTATTCTTGGCTATTGTGATATCCTTAGAAATTAAACCAGATACATTGGTAATAACTGTCTGTAGAAGATCTACATTGCTGGTTCTTATAAGAAATTCTACACTTCCAAAATATCTATTCACATGCTTTTTTGGGGTGGAAAATTGATCATTCCAAGAGTCGTGCACAGAAACTATATTTCGTTTTATCTCAGATTCTTCAATACCCCCTGATTTTAAATACTCATATATAGTATTTATCTTAAACTCTAACTTCTTTTCTACTTCAGATAAGTTTTTGGCCGAATGAAGGATTTTTAAGGTCCAAACCCCCAAATCTGCTTTTACTTCTCTCTCTGCTAAACCTTTCACTACCACAGAGCGATCAAATTCCTTAGCATTTACTAGGATTTTACCTATCATCATTCCAGAGACTACTATTCCTACGGAAATGATAAGTGAAAAAAGTATAATTTTTTTATTGCTCATTTTTTAATTTAATTTTATCAAATAACACATTTATAGCCTCTTCTACATAAACATCATTTTTTAGACGTTTGTTCCAGTCTTTTATTTTGTCT is a genomic window containing:
- a CDS encoding transposase yields the protein MRNKNTLFYRGRKSVELTFSSSEISSDGSLIMLEKLERDHKLIDYYSKLLPDARDSRFVTYTRKQQLKQRVYMIMLGYEDANDVNHLQNDPLLKDVLQGDLASQPTISRFENSFDKQAVFKFCYAWLYKYVSSLSDRKKIVIDVDSTDDPTHGSQQLSMFNGYYGQFMYNELFFHDGDTTTDYSSCTPPRKQSFQ
- a CDS encoding SIMPL domain-containing protein, producing the protein MSNKKIILFSLIISVGIVVSGMMIGKILVNAKEFDRSVVVKGLAEREVKADLGVWTLKILHSAKNLSEVEKKLEFKINTIYEYLKSGGIEESEIKRNIVSVHDSWNDQFSTPKKHVNRYFGSVEFLIRTSNVDLLQTVITNVSGLISKDITIAKNNHYVNYLFTGLNDIKPEMVEEATKNARKVAEKFAKDSDSRVGKIKNASQGIFSITNLSDDIPQIKKIRIVSTLEFYLRD
- a CDS encoding SIMPL domain-containing protein — its product is MNNKKITLSLLIISISLVISAVIISDVVVNSRKFNRSIVIKGSVQREVKADLGIWYLYMKDVSDTLSDTQKKAALKLKLMYEYLESKGIKKSEIMHNMTYVYDPMKNEFYSPNTLEKQKFFSTLKLVISTRNVDGLQRAILDTSSLISKGLAVTTEPWHVKYLFTKLNDIKLEMIEEATKNARESAEKFALNSNSKVGRIKRANQGNFSFENTYTYDDRLMIKKIKVVSTIEFYLID
- a CDS encoding M16 family metallopeptidase, which produces MRKINLLLTLLIALLICACKQDQGNLKTENHVDANGYNYQTVTNDPTGLRLYTLDNGLKVYLSRNVDEPKIQTFIAVKAGSSYDPKDNTGLAHYLEHMLFKGTSKTGTLDWEKEKLLLEKISNLYEEHKRESDPKKKLEIYREIDKISLEASNYCVANEYDKMASSIGSKHVNAHTWVDETVYRSKIPSNELEKWLSLESERFSQLVLRLFHTELEAVYEEFNRAQDSEGRRARNILLEGLFPTHPYGQQTTLGKAEHLKNPSMVAIHEYFNKYYVPNNMAVVLVGDLDFDKTIAKVDATFGKFKSRETSRPELPKEKPITAPIMREVFGPGFENVTLAFRSKGANSKQEKLITLTNMILANSQAGLIDLNLNQKKLVQNASCYSLFLKDYGYQSFFGMPKEGQTLEQVRDLLLGQIEKLKKGEFEDWMIKAVVNDLKLYQTRGYENSTSLASTYYRAFINDTDWKDRVSFLDELSKITKRELVDFANEFYGDNYVCVFKRKGQDKSIVKVNNPNITPINLNRDKSSDFLKEFNKKESPDIQPKFVDFSSAIQKTKTNSGIEVSYIKNEINDLFELYIIFDMGGDNDKKLGLALDYIDYLGTDKYSAEEIKKEFYKLGVTYGISSSEDRSYLKLSGLRENIHRGLDLLEHLWANAVSDRESYDKYVMSIDKDRKDMLTSKRAINTGLRTYGKYGENSRLRDIFSIGELKKINPNELVDLFKGLRNYKQRVFYYGKDLDNAISALDKYHNIGDVNNLKEYPEAKKYPELETGKNVYFAQYDMVQAMITFTAKGDKFKAENKAFSKMFNNYFGSGLSSIVFQEMRESRSLAYSAWAEYDTPSHKDRANHIISHIGTQANKMPQAIDAMMSLMNNMPESEKQFNSAKESVLKDIASERITKSNIFWTYERLKKLGIDTDYRQQVYNKIKNMTIEDLRDFFNSDIKGSNYNIMVMGNKKDLNMKYLNKLGKIKEMDPHYLFNYEKSVE
- a CDS encoding transposase, with amino-acid sequence METPRQIILPVLRPGNSHSNKWYVSILKRIIIKIRESYPEMEIIIRSDSGFSCAAFYQLVDDFDLLYVTGIASNKVLKRKVSRSKNAVKKMYLDQGEKHQHFMSFTYKAKSWHKPQQCYSKVESTGLGMNIRHFSSNIPQKDARKIYFDFYVKRGDSSENRIKEVKNMCFSDRLSNHSFLANFFRLMISSLAYEMFLLLKQKIKKTRFEVAKKWLISSIRTYLLKVRATIKITKRRIYYQLSKSFVYKVYFGKLLPSSGCLFVK
- a CDS encoding SIMPL domain-containing protein is translated as MKNRQTILLSLILSVGIILSSIAIANTLVKGEKVDRFVTVIGSAQRDIEVDLGVLHLNIGHCEKDQDLSEVKNALDSKIQFIYDYLESKGIEKREIEQSHFYVSLVNFPVDDYSDSQYESDRYYARVELVVKTHNVDALRESISDMYTLISKDITLSYTSHVGYMVRNLAGIETELKEEATKNARELAEKFGVYSNSTIGGIKKVHQGDLSVERYDFNSTLNFQKASVSSTVEFYLID
- a CDS encoding endonuclease/exonuclease/phosphatase family protein, yielding MKGYNITLLLFCFLFSFETCFTQIVFYNVENLFDTINNPNTLDDEFTPSGFKNWNKKKYEKKIKNLAKVLKIIGGFESPEIIGLCEVENIDVIKKLISNPALKKFNYDIVHRDSPDKRGIDVALIYRKDIFKIQFSQWHKIDLPYKRKYTRDILYCRGVLKGVDTIHFFVNHWPSRWGGKIKSEPKRMFVSNIIKHKIDSILNINSQANIIAMGDFNDEPKDLSLQNLVRENKLFNIHKDDDKGTYKFRAKWSKLDHFFVSKSVLKHLHQPNTVIFDESFLLEKDQKYKGKKVKRSFIGMKFNYSGFSDHLPIYIKWNSNSDI